From one Rhodamnia argentea isolate NSW1041297 chromosome 1, ASM2092103v1, whole genome shotgun sequence genomic stretch:
- the LOC115731081 gene encoding uncharacterized protein LOC115731081 isoform X3, with product MYLPFLILQNCYAFDVDVCLWVFLFVGSFLLGREIRDKDAKEDVNGDRKAGWTRVSLSEFLDQKLRRTSASPGTVQGKAKPYSTLLGSRDVSKLGNPPDCKKKASVEKKNSVDKTVFEQFKLTYKENGEDHHVATVATKVGGLGEDERRESRKRRNPFEVLGQAPSPEQGRNAESIGRNEKRRPLYNHYANGGGFWDSGMEGFESEEVGQSEVWEGVGSTIIGGVDWH from the exons ATGTACCTACCTTTCTTGATCCTTCAAAATTGCTACGCTTTTGACGTTGATGTATGTCTCTGGGTGTTCCTTTTTGTGGGTTCTTTCTTGTTGGGTCGCGAGATCAGGGACAAGGACGCCAAGGAGGATGTGAACGGAGACCGGAAAGCGGGCTGGACGCGGGTCTCTCTGTCAGAGTTCCTCGATCAGAAACTGCGAAGGACCTCTGCTTCGCCAGGCACGGTTCAG GGCAAGGCGAAGCCATATTCGACACTTCTGGGCTCTAGAGACGTAAGCAAGTTGGGCAATCCGCCGGACTGCAAAAAGAAAGCATCGGTAGAAAAGAAGAACAGTGTTGATAAAACCGTCTTCGAGCAGTTCAAGCTTACTtataaagaaaatggagaagatCATCATGTTGCAACCGTGGCCACTAAGGTCGGAGGCTTGGGGGAAGATGAAAGGAGAGAGTCCAGAAAGAGAAGGAACCCTTTCGAAG TTCTGGGACAAGCTCCAAGTCCGGAGCAGGGAAGGAATGCAGAGAGTATTGGCCGGAACGAGAAAAGAAGGCCTCTCTATAACCACT ATGCAAATGGTGGAGGCTTTTGGGACAGTGGCATGGAGGGCTTTGAGAGCGAGGAGGTGGGGCAGAGCGAAGTGTGGGAAGGGGTGGGATCGACCATAATAGGTGGCGTAGATTGGCACTGA
- the LOC115731081 gene encoding uncharacterized protein LOC115731081 isoform X2: MSSKDSAFQVFGQRSIKSSALFRSSIPDKDAKEDVNGDRKAGWTRVSLSEFLDQKLRRTSASPGTVQGKAKPYSTLLGSRDVSKLGNPPDCKKKASVEKKNSVDKTVFEQFKLTYKENGEDHHVATVATKVGGLGEDERRESRKRRNPFEGGIFAPLKRVLVLGQAPSPEQGRNAESIGRNEKRRPLYNHYANGGGFWDSGMEGFESEEVGQSEVWEGVGSTIIGGVDWH, encoded by the exons ATGAGCTCGAAAGATTCTGCATTCCAAGTGTTTGGGCAGCGTTCGATCAAGTCGTCTGCCCTCTTTCGATCTTCGATCCC GGACAAGGACGCCAAGGAGGATGTGAACGGAGACCGGAAAGCGGGCTGGACGCGGGTCTCTCTGTCAGAGTTCCTCGATCAGAAACTGCGAAGGACCTCTGCTTCGCCAGGCACGGTTCAG GGCAAGGCGAAGCCATATTCGACACTTCTGGGCTCTAGAGACGTAAGCAAGTTGGGCAATCCGCCGGACTGCAAAAAGAAAGCATCGGTAGAAAAGAAGAACAGTGTTGATAAAACCGTCTTCGAGCAGTTCAAGCTTACTtataaagaaaatggagaagatCATCATGTTGCAACCGTGGCCACTAAGGTCGGAGGCTTGGGGGAAGATGAAAGGAGAGAGTCCAGAAAGAGAAGGAACCCTTTCGAAG GTGGAATTTTCGCTCCTCTGAAGCGTGTCCTAGTTCTGGGACAAGCTCCAAGTCCGGAGCAGGGAAGGAATGCAGAGAGTATTGGCCGGAACGAGAAAAGAAGGCCTCTCTATAACCACT ATGCAAATGGTGGAGGCTTTTGGGACAGTGGCATGGAGGGCTTTGAGAGCGAGGAGGTGGGGCAGAGCGAAGTGTGGGAAGGGGTGGGATCGACCATAATAGGTGGCGTAGATTGGCACTGA
- the LOC115731081 gene encoding uncharacterized protein LOC115731081 isoform X1: MYLPFLILQNCYAFDVDVCLWVFLFVGSFLLGREIRDKDAKEDVNGDRKAGWTRVSLSEFLDQKLRRTSASPGTVQGKAKPYSTLLGSRDVSKLGNPPDCKKKASVEKKNSVDKTVFEQFKLTYKENGEDHHVATVATKVGGLGEDERRESRKRRNPFEGGIFAPLKRVLVLGQAPSPEQGRNAESIGRNEKRRPLYNHYANGGGFWDSGMEGFESEEVGQSEVWEGVGSTIIGGVDWH; encoded by the exons ATGTACCTACCTTTCTTGATCCTTCAAAATTGCTACGCTTTTGACGTTGATGTATGTCTCTGGGTGTTCCTTTTTGTGGGTTCTTTCTTGTTGGGTCGCGAGATCAGGGACAAGGACGCCAAGGAGGATGTGAACGGAGACCGGAAAGCGGGCTGGACGCGGGTCTCTCTGTCAGAGTTCCTCGATCAGAAACTGCGAAGGACCTCTGCTTCGCCAGGCACGGTTCAG GGCAAGGCGAAGCCATATTCGACACTTCTGGGCTCTAGAGACGTAAGCAAGTTGGGCAATCCGCCGGACTGCAAAAAGAAAGCATCGGTAGAAAAGAAGAACAGTGTTGATAAAACCGTCTTCGAGCAGTTCAAGCTTACTtataaagaaaatggagaagatCATCATGTTGCAACCGTGGCCACTAAGGTCGGAGGCTTGGGGGAAGATGAAAGGAGAGAGTCCAGAAAGAGAAGGAACCCTTTCGAAG GTGGAATTTTCGCTCCTCTGAAGCGTGTCCTAGTTCTGGGACAAGCTCCAAGTCCGGAGCAGGGAAGGAATGCAGAGAGTATTGGCCGGAACGAGAAAAGAAGGCCTCTCTATAACCACT ATGCAAATGGTGGAGGCTTTTGGGACAGTGGCATGGAGGGCTTTGAGAGCGAGGAGGTGGGGCAGAGCGAAGTGTGGGAAGGGGTGGGATCGACCATAATAGGTGGCGTAGATTGGCACTGA
- the LOC115731186 gene encoding rRNA 2'-O-methyltransferase fibrillarin 2-like isoform X2: protein MRPPQRGRGSSGGFRGGRGDGGRGRGRGGGDRGSAMRGRGGGRGGGRGGRGRGGGRGGMKGGSKVVVEPHRHEGVFIAKGKEDALVTKNMVPGEAVYNEKRVSVQNEDGSKVEYRVWNPFRSKLAAAILGGVDEIWIKPGARVLYLGAASGTTVSHVSDVVGPTGVVYAVEFSHRSGRDLVNMAKKRTNVIPIIEDARHPAKYRMLVGMVDVIFSDVAQPDQGGGHFVISIKANCIDSTVPAEIVFSQEVKKLQAEQFKPFEQVTLEPFERDHACVVGGYRMPKKQKASPAS from the exons ATGAGGCCGCCTCAGAGAG GTCGTGGCAGCAGCGGCGGATTTAGGGGGGGAAGGGGCGatggagggagaggaagagggaggggCGGTGGTGACAGAGGCAGTGCCATGAGAGGGCGTGGTGGTGGCCGTGGTGGTGGTCGTGGTGGAAGAGGACGCGGTGGTGGTAGAGGCGGAATGAAAGGTGGAAGCAAAGTTGTGGTTGAGCCTCATAGACATGAGGGGGTGTTCATTGCTAAGGGCAAAGAAGATGCTCTTGTTACAAAGAATATGGTCCCAGGAGAGGCTGTCTACAACGAGAAGAGAGTCTCTGTGCAG AATGAAGATGGAAGTAAAGTGGAATATAGAGTGTGGAACCCCTTCAGATCAAAGTTGGCAGCTGCCATTCTTGGTGGGGTTGATGAGATATGGATT aAACCTGGTGCTCGGGTTCTCTATCTAGGAGCTGCTTCTGGGACCACAGTATCTCATGTTTCTGACGTTGTTGGCCCT ACAGGAGTGGTGTATGCGGTTGAGTTTTCGCATCGCAGTGGAAGGGACTTAGTCAACATGGCTAAGAAGAGAACAAATGTTATTCCTATTATTGAAGATGCTAGACATCCAGCCAAGTACCGTATGTTGGTTGGAATGGTGGATGTTATATTTTCAGATGTTGCTCAGCCAGATCAG GGTGGAGGTCACTTTGTCATCTCAATAaag GCAAACTGTATCGATTCTACTGTTCCGGCCGAGATAGTATTTTCCCAGGAAGTGAAGAAGCTGCAGGCAGAGCAGTTCAAGCCTTTTGAGCAAGTCACTCTCGAGCCATTTGAGCGAGACCATGCTTGTGTCGTCGGTGGCTATCGCATGCCGAAGAAACAGAAAGCTTCTCCTGCATCATAA
- the LOC115731186 gene encoding rRNA 2'-O-methyltransferase fibrillarin 2-like isoform X1 — MRPPQRGRGSSGGFRGGRGDGGRGRGRGGGDRGSAMRGRGGGRGGGRGGRGRGGGRGGMKGGSKVVVEPHRHEGVFIAKGKEDALVTKNMVPGEAVYNEKRVSVQNEDGSKVEYRVWNPFRSKLAAAILGGVDEIWIKPGARVLYLGAASGTTVSHVSDVVGPTGVVYAVEFSHRSGRDLVNMAKKRTNVIPIIEDARHPAKYRMLVGMVDVIFSDVAQPDQARILALNASYFLKGGGHFVISIKANCIDSTVPAEIVFSQEVKKLQAEQFKPFEQVTLEPFERDHACVVGGYRMPKKQKASPAS, encoded by the exons ATGAGGCCGCCTCAGAGAG GTCGTGGCAGCAGCGGCGGATTTAGGGGGGGAAGGGGCGatggagggagaggaagagggaggggCGGTGGTGACAGAGGCAGTGCCATGAGAGGGCGTGGTGGTGGCCGTGGTGGTGGTCGTGGTGGAAGAGGACGCGGTGGTGGTAGAGGCGGAATGAAAGGTGGAAGCAAAGTTGTGGTTGAGCCTCATAGACATGAGGGGGTGTTCATTGCTAAGGGCAAAGAAGATGCTCTTGTTACAAAGAATATGGTCCCAGGAGAGGCTGTCTACAACGAGAAGAGAGTCTCTGTGCAG AATGAAGATGGAAGTAAAGTGGAATATAGAGTGTGGAACCCCTTCAGATCAAAGTTGGCAGCTGCCATTCTTGGTGGGGTTGATGAGATATGGATT aAACCTGGTGCTCGGGTTCTCTATCTAGGAGCTGCTTCTGGGACCACAGTATCTCATGTTTCTGACGTTGTTGGCCCT ACAGGAGTGGTGTATGCGGTTGAGTTTTCGCATCGCAGTGGAAGGGACTTAGTCAACATGGCTAAGAAGAGAACAAATGTTATTCCTATTATTGAAGATGCTAGACATCCAGCCAAGTACCGTATGTTGGTTGGAATGGTGGATGTTATATTTTCAGATGTTGCTCAGCCAGATCAG GCAAGAATTTTGGCTCTAAATGCGTCATATTTTCTCAAGGGTGGAGGTCACTTTGTCATCTCAATAaag GCAAACTGTATCGATTCTACTGTTCCGGCCGAGATAGTATTTTCCCAGGAAGTGAAGAAGCTGCAGGCAGAGCAGTTCAAGCCTTTTGAGCAAGTCACTCTCGAGCCATTTGAGCGAGACCATGCTTGTGTCGTCGGTGGCTATCGCATGCCGAAGAAACAGAAAGCTTCTCCTGCATCATAA